From a region of the Arachis ipaensis cultivar K30076 chromosome B09, Araip1.1, whole genome shotgun sequence genome:
- the LOC107615542 gene encoding uncharacterized protein LOC107615542 — translation MSYNFSLIPKETLAAIPPPHQHIQHLNPPFANQNTQPIRKRKKEGKKEGKRRRGPPRRRRGRGRKLSAPCHRVSSSPPCCFAVHEESPSLVNDKERESREKEWVALPSRRRRPPRAAAEPAEQEPIAAVRASITVREASMSVAVELISERKRVAGEREKCCATVPYCAATATPCRRQSCHRCVPPPLLTAEEKPCLRYCLPGQIHRLILPLPLACHFCSAVPLFAVLIVERKCC, via the exons atgag ttacaatttttctcttattCCTAAGGAAACATTAGCCGCCATACCTCCCCCTCACCAACACATACAGCATCTGAACCCCCCTTTTGCCAATCAAAATACACAACCCAtcaggaaaagaaagaaagaaggaaagaaagaagggAAGAGGAGAAGGGGACCGCCGAGGAGAAGGAGAGGAAGAGGAAGGAAGCTGTCCGCGCCCTGCCACCGCGTCAGTTCCTCGCCGCCGTGCTGCTTCGCCGTCCATGAGGAGTCGCCATCGCTAGTCAAcgacaaagagagagagagccgCGAGAAGGAGTGGGTCGCGCTACCCAGTCGCCGTCGTCGTCCTCCCCGCGCCGCCGCCGAGCCCGCTGAGCAGGAGCCCATCGCCGCCGTTCGCGCCTCTATCACCGTCCGAGAAGCTTCCATGTCCGTTGCCGTCGAGCTCATTAGTGAGAGAAAGAGAGTTGCAGGTGAGAGGGAAAAGTGTTGCGCCACTGTTCCTTACTGTGCAGCCACCGCCACGCCTTGTCGTCGCCAGAGTTGCCACCGCTGCGTGCCACCGCCGCTTCTCACCGCCGAGGAGAAACCTTGCCTACGCTACTGCCTTCCGGGCCAGATTCACCG ATTAATCCTACCGCTGCCATTGGCTTGCCATTTCTGCTCGGCTGTGCCCTTATTCGCCGTTCTGATTGTTGAAAGGAAATGTTGTTGA